The following is a genomic window from Dermatophilaceae bacterium Soc4.6.
GTCGTCCCAGAGCGGAGCAGGCAGCCAAGCGCAGTGGTCAGCCCAAGGATGGGCGGAGGCCATCACGCAGTGACGCAGAGCGCCCTTGACGCGGTCTGGGAGGTCGGCGCATCGTGCCGCGGTGGACGACTGCGAGAAGGCGAGCCGAGGGGCGGTGCCGGCCTCAGCGGGGCGGCCTGTCCACAGGTCAGCTCGCGAGGTCGAGAGTGAGGTGGCCGGGGTGCGTTGGGGTGCGCGCAGGGCGCGAAGCGCCCGAAGCGCGGGGTCCCCATCGCGGGCCCCCGGCCGAGCGGCGCGAAGCGCCGCCTTGATTATTCATAGGTCAACTCAGCAAAGGCCTGCGGTCAGGTGGTGCGATGACGGGTCAGGTGAACGGAAGGCAGTGGTTTTTAGATGCAGAATTTGGTGGCCTTCATCGCCACACCGGTTGTTCCCCCACTGCGCGCCCATCGGCGAGACTAGCTAGGTGAGGAGCGAGGGTATGGCGGGTGAGGGGTCCAGATCGGCCGAACGGGTCTCACGAAATTCGGAAGCCGACGCACGGACCGGGGCTGAGTTGTTTTGCCTTACTCTTTCGGCGGCCCCTCAAGAGCCAGCTTTCGAGCCTCCTTCACGACAGCGCTCACATAATCAGCAAGCATCTGTGCCTCTCCAAGCTGCAGATGATCGTCAGCCAATATTCGTATGGCCGTGGTCTGTAGCAGTCGCAGAGGCTCTCTGAGACCGGTGTATCCCCGAAGTACCGCACGATTTTGGGCAAGCATGAGGCGACCCACAGCGTCCTTTTTCGCATCGCCAGAGTTCCCGTTGGCAGCGATGTCATTGCTTGCTAGTACACAATCCTCTGCTAGCCCTAGCACCCCATCGTGCCACTCCTGTTTACGCTTGCTCTCCAGCTGCTTATTGCTTTGATAGACGGTGAATCCGCTTGTGATACCTCCACCCACGATCACGCCCACCAGTGGTCCCACGCCCGCCCACACGTCACCTAAAGTCATGGCCGCAGTCTAAGGGGCTCTTCGGATTCAAGCGTGGGGTCTTCCTCGTCGGTAGGGGCGGGTTCCTGACACGGCGAGCAGGATGCGGATGCGGTCGTGCTCGAAGTTGCGGAAGCCGTGGGCCAGGCGCCGGGTCTTCTCGATGATGAGGTTCAGGGTTATCTGGAGCACTTGGTCGGATGTGGCCGGTGACCTGCATGTCTGCGTCGGCTACATGTCGCTGACGGGGGCGTCGCGGCCGGCGGTGCGGTCCTGCCCGATGCGGGTGGCGAGTTGCAGGCGGAGCGCGTGGTTCTCTGCTCGCAGGGTGTGGAGTTCCTGGCGGAGGGTGGTCAGCTGTTCGTCGCGGGAGGCTTGGCTCATCCGTTGGGCTGCGGGTTGACGGGGGCTGCGGGTGGCGGGAGCTCGAAGCCGGTTGATTTGCTCGCGGAGCTGGGGATCGCGATAGAGCAGGGTCCGCGAGACGCCGGCGGTGTGAGCGACGGCGGCGTAGGTGATGGGGGTGCCAGCGTGGTCGAGGGTATGGATGGCCGCGCGGGCCCGCTCCCGAGCCGATTCGGCTCGGTGCCGGCTCGCGGCAGTGAGGGCTGTGGTGTTGTCAGCGCGCATCGGGGGTGTCCTGTCCGGCTGGGGCGTCATGGATCCCGAGGGTCTCGAGGGTTTCCAGCGCGGAGATGATCCTCGTGAGGTTGTCGGCGACCTTGCGGTGGTTGTCGGCCAGCCGGTGGTTGCCGCGGTGCTCGGCCAGGTCGATCAGTTCGAGGGTGTCGTCGTGTTGGCGCCGGTGGATCGGCAGGAACGTCGTGGTGGTTTGGAAGTCCGGGCAGGTCAGGCAGGCGTTGGGGTGTGGGCAGTCCTGCTGCGGTGGTCGTCCGCAGTAGCCGTTCGGCAGGCTGGCCTGCACCCGGGCGAGGTTGTGCTTGATCCACTCGGCGTCGGCGCTGGGACCGTGGGGGTCGAACGGGAGGCGGTCACCGTGGATGTCCACGCGCCGCTGCTGGTAGTCGTCGAAGGCCGCGCGGACGGTGGCGTCGTGGATCGTGGCGTACCGGGCGGTCATCTGGGGTGAGGCGTGGCCGAGCATCTTCTGAACGACGTGCTGCGGCACACCGGCGTTGATCAACCGGGTCCCGAGGGTGTGACGGTACTGGTGCGCGGTGACGGACACGGCCTGGCCGGCTTCGTCGTGGAGACTGATCTTCTCCTGCCAGTCGGCTAGGCGCTGGCGCAGGGTGGCGTAGGAGAATGGTTGGGCCCCATCGGGATTGGCGTGAGGCGAGGGAAACAGCTTCGGGCATCCGGCTGGCCAGCGGCTGCTCAGGTGCAGTTGTTGGGCGCGGACGGCGTCGGCGGCCCGCTGCGACAGCGGGACGAGCTGCTCGGTGGACATCTTGTGGTTGACGTACTTCAGGCAGGGCCAGCCGGCGCTGTCGACGATGACGGGGTTGTACTCGAGCAGGCAGGCGTCATTGGCGCGTAGGCCGGTCTCCTGGATGAGGATCAGCAGGTGTCGGGTGGTCTCGTCGGGGAGCAGGGCGAGGTTGTTGGGGTCCTCGAGCTGGGCCATCACGAACTCGGGGATGAACCGTGGCAGGGGACGCGGCCGCGGTGGCAGCTCGTCCAGGTACAGCGCGGCGTGACCGGAGAGGCCGGGCATCCAGTCGTGGCGGTGGCAGGCCTGCAGGAAGCTGCGCAGGATGACCAGGTAGGTGTTCGTCGTGTTGCCCGACAACTGCGGCGCCGCGGTGAGCCAGGACAGGTAGTGCTCCAGGACCTGCCGGCTGATCCCGCTGGCATCATCGACGTCCGGGTGATGGTGATGCAGGAACCCGGCGAACCAGCGCAGGGCACGCTCGTCGATGCTGACCGATCCGAACGCTTTACCGGCGCCGAGCCGGTAGCGGCAGGCTCGCTTGATCGCCTCACGCAGCCACGGTTGTGGGATGTGGTCGAACCGAATGGGTGGGACCTTCTTCGGCGACGGTCGCGCCCCGAGTGCGGCTGCCCGCCAGGTGTCTCGAGCGAACTCGGCCTCGGCGTCGATGCCCTCGTCCAGGTCGAGCACCTGCCGCCACGCGAAACGCAGCTGGCCCATCGCCCGGCCACCGGTGTCGGTCAGGCCGTGCTCGAGGGCCAGCAAGGTCCAGCGCTCCAGCCCGTGGTCCAGCAGCGAGTCGACCCTGGCGGTACTGACCAGCCTCACGAGGCGGTTGATCATCATCGGGACGAGGCGGATCGTTCGATGATCGTGGCGGATCTGAATGGAGTAGGCCACCTCCAACCGCAGCTGCAACGGCAACCCGCGAAGATCGAACGCGTCGATCCGGTCGCTGTGACCGCCGACCACCGGGCCGGTCGTGGCCGCGAACAGGTCCAGGTCGTGGCGGCCCTCGTGGACCCACCGTCCGTAGTGGCTGTTGCACAGCAACTTGGTCCAGGCGCCGCGTTCGCAGTCGGTGACGCGGCACTGCCCGCGCGCGAAGACGGGGTGGGTGGGATCGATGTGGATCAGGTCGACCGCGAACTCCGGTCGGACAGCCGCTCCCAGCTTGTCCAGCAGGCTCAGCGCGCCAGCCCGGTTGGCGTGCAGCGCGATGGTCATGACGGGTCCGCCTGCAGGACCGGGCGAGTGGCTGGCCGCTCGACCCAGAATCCCGCGCGGACGAGCTCGGCCCGCACGTCCTCGACACCGAGATGGACGTACGTTTCGCTCGTGGTCACGACCGAGCGGTGGGTCAGCATGTTCGAGACGATCTCGATCGGGACACCGGCCCGGATCAGCTCCGTCGCCCGGGTATGGCGCAGCATGTGGGGGCTGAACTCGATCCCGGTCCCGGCCCGCAGGCGGGCCACGAGCTTCGCGACCGCGTCGTACCGCAGGGGTCGCCCGACCGGTGCCGCGAACAGGTTGACGAAGACGTAGTCGCTGTCCAGGTCGCCGTATTCGGTGTGCATGTACTCGCTGTACAGGCGCACCAGCGGCGCTGAAACGGGCAGCACGGCAACGGTTTTGGTCTTGGCGCGGGCGCCGTTGGCGTTGTCGTCACGCGGCACGATCCGCAGCTCGCACCGACGAGAGATCAGATCGCTGTGGCGCAGCCCGAGCGCTTGACCCACCCTGATCCCGGTCTCGGCCAGCAGCGCGAGCAGGAACCTGTCTCGCAGCCGCGTGCAGGCGCCGAGGATCACCGCGACCTCCTCAACGCTCAGCGTGGACGGCAGCCGCCTCGGTGCCTTGAGCTTGACGGGTCTGGTCGCGATCGGGCGTCCCTTGGTGACATGGTGCAGGAACGGCTTGAACGACCCCCTCGGTACACGGCGCCACGCGACCAACGACTCAGCCAGGGCCACACCCGTGCGGGCGTGGAAGTCATAGAAGCCGAACACGCCCGCCAGGTGACGGTTGACGGTGGCCTCGCTGCGGCGGGCCGTTGCAGCATCCAGCACGATGACGTTCGCGGCCGGTGCCCGCAGCCACGACACGAACCGTGAGACGTCCTCGACTCCGGCGCTGGCCCAGTCGACGCGTCTCAAGGCGAGGAACTCGAGCCACAACGCCAGACTGTGCGCGTACGCCCGCACCGTGTTCGGCGACCGCTCGATCGAGGACAGGAACGCCAGGTACCGCTCCGCCGCCTCGACCGGACCGAAGTCGTCGTCGACGACGGTCCACGACTCCACCCCCGTCACCGGCATGAGCACCCGTTGCGCCTTCACCAGCACCGCCACCTCGAGGTCGGCCTGCACCGGCTTCCAGCCGGATACCTACTCTTCTACTCCGACCCGCCAGCCACGTGGGGGACGTCGAAGACATGCTCCAGATAACGTGTCGCTGACGCACCGGATCGGCCTCGTGAGCTACGTCGGACACACCCTCCGGAGGGCTCCAGATAATGACGGCCTCCGTCCCGCCGTTGGAGATGCGGTGGGTCTCGAACCGGGCCATGACGTGCTCACGCCACATCCGCAGCGTGCGCCCGAGCCGGGCGACCTCGGGGATCGGGCACTGGTGGAACGAGTCGAGGACCTTCTCGGCGGCGGCGCGGCCGGCGGCGGCGTCCTGCTGGTACATCGACCGCAGCTGTTGGTAGGCGTGCCAGGCGAGGGTGACCTCCCACCCGGGGTCACCGGCGATGAGGCACGCGTTGAGCTTGGCTGCGGCCTTCTCGGGCAAGTGCTCCCGACCGCGGCGCAGTAGCCCACGGATCTTGTACAGCCGGGTCGTC
Proteins encoded in this region:
- a CDS encoding DUF6262 family protein, which translates into the protein MRADNTTALTAASRHRAESARERARAAIHTLDHAGTPITYAAVAHTAGVSRTLLYRDPQLREQINRLRAPATRSPRQPAAQRMSQASRDEQLTTLRQELHTLRAENHALRLQLATRIGQDRTAGRDAPVSDM
- a CDS encoding tyrosine-type recombinase/integrase, whose protein sequence is MTIALHANRAGALSLLDKLGAAVRPEFAVDLIHIDPTHPVFARGQCRVTDCERGAWTKLLCNSHYGRWVHEGRHDLDLFAATTGPVVGGHSDRIDAFDLRGLPLQLRLEVAYSIQIRHDHRTIRLVPMMINRLVRLVSTARVDSLLDHGLERWTLLALEHGLTDTGGRAMGQLRFAWRQVLDLDEGIDAEAEFARDTWRAAALGARPSPKKVPPIRFDHIPQPWLREAIKRACRYRLGAGKAFGSVSIDERALRWFAGFLHHHHPDVDDASGISRQVLEHYLSWLTAAPQLSGNTTNTYLVILRSFLQACHRHDWMPGLSGHAALYLDELPPRPRPLPRFIPEFVMAQLEDPNNLALLPDETTRHLLILIQETGLRANDACLLEYNPVIVDSAGWPCLKYVNHKMSTEQLVPLSQRAADAVRAQQLHLSSRWPAGCPKLFPSPHANPDGAQPFSYATLRQRLADWQEKISLHDEAGQAVSVTAHQYRHTLGTRLINAGVPQHVVQKMLGHASPQMTARYATIHDATVRAAFDDYQQRRVDIHGDRLPFDPHGPSADAEWIKHNLARVQASLPNGYCGRPPQQDCPHPNACLTCPDFQTTTTFLPIHRRQHDDTLELIDLAEHRGNHRLADNHRKVADNLTRIISALETLETLGIHDAPAGQDTPDAR
- a CDS encoding tyrosine-type recombinase/integrase, with product MQADLEVAVLVKAQRVLMPVTGVESWTVVDDDFGPVEAAERYLAFLSSIERSPNTVRAYAHSLALWLEFLALRRVDWASAGVEDVSRFVSWLRAPAANVIVLDAATARRSEATVNRHLAGVFGFYDFHARTGVALAESLVAWRRVPRGSFKPFLHHVTKGRPIATRPVKLKAPRRLPSTLSVEEVAVILGACTRLRDRFLLALLAETGIRVGQALGLRHSDLISRRCELRIVPRDDNANGARAKTKTVAVLPVSAPLVRLYSEYMHTEYGDLDSDYVFVNLFAAPVGRPLRYDAVAKLVARLRAGTGIEFSPHMLRHTRATELIRAGVPIEIVSNMLTHRSVVTTSETYVHLGVEDVRAELVRAGFWVERPATRPVLQADPS